CAATGAAACTCAGTAAAATTGTAAGTAAAATCAAAAAATATCTTGAAGATGAGAACTTAACCCATACAAAGCAAGAGAAAATAGAAGATATAATTGAAAAACTATCTCTAAAAAAAATACAACTCAAACAAGATATAAAAAGTTGTGATACTCAACTACAAAAAGAGAAGATGCAAAAAGAACTTGAAGCCATCTCTACCCTTTTGAAAAAGAGTAAGAGGCTCATTGAAAGAGACAATCTTTAGATTGTCTCTTTACTATGTTTTTATTCGCTATAATGTTTTTTAGTTTATCAAAAAGAAAACAGGCTATTAAAACATGTTTAAAATCAAAAACCTCTATCTAAGAAATATCCTACTTGCTTTGCTGTTTGGAGGACTTATAGCTGCTATAACCTCAGTAGTAAACTACAATATGAAATTTGTTGAAATAGAACAACAAGTTAAAAAAGATGTTAAATTTGACTCAACTCGTATAAAGCTTTTTATAAAAGGTTATTTAGACAATGTAGAAAACACGCTAAACTCCATACAAACAAATCAGCTTTTTCTCAACTACTTAAACACTCCATCTAAAATGAATCAACAAATTGTTACACACCTCTTTAGAGGTCTTATAAAAAGTAATGAACACCTTTTTCAACTAAGGTTTATAGACAAAAATGGACTTGAAAAAATCAGAATAGAAAAAGAAAGAAATTCTAAATTTATATTTTCTGTTTCTGAGAAAAATCTACAAAACAAATCAAACAGATACTATTTTGAGAAGACTATAAAAAACAAGGCTGGAGAGTTTTGGTACTCAAACCTTGACTTAAACATAGAAAACAAGATGCTTGAAAAACCTATAAGACCGACTATTAGAGTCTCAACAAATATTTTTTATAAAGGTGTGTTTTATGGGATAGTCATCGCAAATCTAGATATGGATAGACTCCTTTCGCAAATCAAGAGCAATAACAATTTTAATGTCTATTTAATTGACAATGAAGGCAACTTTATCTTACACCCAGATGAACAAAAGGCTTGGAATAACTACTTAAACAATGGCTATACAGTTTTTAGTGAATTTACTTCTGTAGATGAAACCTCCTTAGAGTTAGATAATTTTGGAGATGGCAGATATGTTTTTTCTTTAGAGAATTATTTTAAAAACAATGAAAACATCAAACTAATCTTAGAAGCAGACAATAGTTACCTAGAAAACATAAAAGAAAATAACTTACAATATATCTATATACTAGGCTCCGTAGTACTTATCATCTCTTTGCTTGCTGGTTTTTTAATCTCTTTTCCTGTATCAAAACTATATCTTAGCTTTAACAAACTCTATAGAGATAACTTGAGATTTATTGATATTATTGATGAGTATGTAATAACCATAACAGTTAACCTAGATAAAGAAATAACAAGTGTTAGTGTCAAGCGCAATCCAAAAATGTACCAAAACGCAGT
This sequence is a window from Sulfurimonas hongkongensis. Protein-coding genes within it:
- a CDS encoding cache domain-containing protein, with amino-acid sequence MFKIKNLYLRNILLALLFGGLIAAITSVVNYNMKFVEIEQQVKKDVKFDSTRIKLFIKGYLDNVENTLNSIQTNQLFLNYLNTPSKMNQQIVTHLFRGLIKSNEHLFQLRFIDKNGLEKIRIEKERNSKFIFSVSEKNLQNKSNRYYFEKTIKNKAGEFWYSNLDLNIENKMLEKPIRPTIRVSTNIFYKGVFYGIVIANLDMDRLLSQIKSNNNFNVYLIDNEGNFILHPDEQKAWNNYLNNGYTVFSEFTSVDETSLELDNFGDGRYVFSLENYFKNNENIKLILEADNSYLENIKENNLQYIYILGSVVLIISLLAGFLISFPVSKLYLSFNKLYRDNLRFIDIIDEYVITITVNLDKEITSVSVKRNPKMYQNAV